From a region of the Candidatus Azobacteroides pseudotrichonymphae genomovar. CFP2 genome:
- the secY gene encoding preprotein translocase subunit SecY, producing the protein MRVVEIIKNIWKIEDLKVRIFVTFILVMVYRFLSVVTLPGVTSTSLGGLRAQAQGGLMSLLDMFSGGAFSNASIVALGIMPYISASIVIQLLAIVVPYFQKLQREGESGRRKINQYTRYLTLLVLILQAPTYLINLNVQMRSVGSIVPGGMWFTISSTIILAAGSMFVLWLGERITDKGIGNGISFIIMIGIVARLPQALTQEIISKLSEASGGLVVFLLEIVILLVVIAGAILLVQGTRKIPVQYARQMIGNRQYGGVRQYIPLKVNAANVMPIIFAQAIMFIPISLIGFGSNKNTNNWLVRIFTSLSNISGFWYNFIDVVLIIVFTWLYTAITINPKQIAEDLKRSNGFVPGIKPGKKTAEHIDSVMSKLTFPGSLFLALVAIMPAFAKMFGIQQGFASFFGGTSLLILVGVVLDTLQQVESRLLSRHYDGLLHSGRVKGRTGQFY; encoded by the coding sequence ATGAGAGTAGTCGAAATAATAAAGAATATTTGGAAAATAGAAGATTTAAAGGTTCGTATTTTTGTGACTTTTATTTTGGTTATGGTATATCGTTTTCTATCAGTTGTTACGCTTCCTGGTGTTACATCTACTTCTTTAGGTGGATTAAGAGCTCAGGCACAAGGTGGTTTAATGAGCTTATTAGATATGTTTTCAGGAGGTGCGTTTTCTAATGCTTCTATTGTGGCACTGGGAATTATGCCTTATATATCAGCATCAATTGTGATACAATTGCTAGCAATTGTAGTGCCTTATTTTCAGAAACTTCAACGAGAAGGAGAAAGTGGAAGACGGAAGATAAATCAATATACTCGTTATTTGACACTATTGGTTTTGATATTACAAGCACCTACGTATCTTATTAATTTAAATGTACAGATGCGATCTGTAGGATCTATTGTCCCAGGGGGTATGTGGTTTACTATTTCTTCTACTATTATACTTGCTGCAGGTTCTATGTTTGTATTGTGGTTAGGTGAGCGAATTACTGATAAAGGAATTGGGAATGGTATCTCTTTTATTATTATGATTGGTATTGTTGCTCGTTTGCCACAGGCTTTAACTCAAGAAATTATATCAAAACTAAGTGAAGCGTCCGGAGGATTAGTGGTGTTTTTACTTGAGATTGTTATTTTATTGGTTGTTATTGCAGGTGCTATTCTTTTAGTACAGGGTACAAGAAAAATACCTGTTCAATACGCTAGACAAATGATAGGTAATCGTCAATATGGTGGAGTGAGGCAGTATATTCCTTTGAAAGTAAATGCAGCAAATGTGATGCCAATTATTTTTGCTCAAGCTATCATGTTTATTCCTATTTCTTTAATAGGGTTTGGTTCAAATAAAAATACAAATAATTGGCTGGTAAGAATATTTACTTCTTTGAGTAATATTAGTGGTTTTTGGTATAATTTTATTGATGTAGTGTTAATTATTGTGTTTACTTGGCTCTATACGGCTATTACAATTAATCCTAAACAAATAGCTGAAGATTTGAAGCGTAGTAATGGGTTTGTCCCTGGGATTAAACCAGGGAAGAAAACAGCAGAGCATATCGATAGTGTTATGTCAAAATTGACTTTCCCTGGTTCTTTGTTTCTTGCCTTGGTAGCAATTATGCCTGCTTTTGCAAAAATGTTTGGGATACAGCAGGGATTTGCTTCTTTCTTTGGAGGAACTTCTTTATTAATTTTGGTAGGTGTAGTTTTGGATACACTACAACAGGTGGAAAGTCGTCTGTTAAGTCGTCATTACGATGGTTTATTACATTCTGGAAGGGTTAAAGGGCGAACAGGTCAGTTTTATTGA